The region GCCGAAAGATGATCAGATCATTTACGAACGAGCCGTCAACGAGCTGCCGGCTGAACCGATCGAGATCAAGCCGCATCCGTATGGCGTGGAGCTGGGCGCGCTCATTAAGCTATTGCGCGAAACGAAAGCGCGTAATCTGAAGTCCGCCTTGCAGAGCGATTTTTCGCGCGTCTCGGCGAAAGTGGCCGAAGAGATTTGTCAGCAAGCGGGACTGGAGCCATCACGTCGGCCATCGTTGATGACGCCGCAAGAGATCGAGCAGTTGTTTCGGGCGATTCCTCGCGTCAAGATCATGGCTCCGCCGACCAATTGTCTCTCGCCGATTGGTGAGCAACAAATTCTGGCCGGGCTCAAACACCTGAACGCCGAGTTTTACACGGCGTTGACGCGCGCGCCGGCCGTCTATCGCGGCAATCCATTTCAGATCGAGGTGGGCTTAGCTTACGGTGGTCAACTGCCATCCGATCAGTTGGTGGAATTGATGCGCTTTGCCAATCGTGTGCCGCTCCTGTATCAGCAGTCGGCCTGCGCGACGTTCAAAGCGGCGCTCAGCGTGGATTGGCGCAGCTATGGACTCTCGCAATCGAAAGGCGCATTGCCCACCGGCCCATGCGCGCTCTTTGTTCACATGGCCTCGGCTTGGGTGCCGTTCACCTCGGAGTCCAAGGAAGCGATTGCCTCATATCCGGAAATCCTGCGTGAGATTCGCCTGGCCTTGCAAGAATGCGGGCGTCGGCTCTCCATGCACATCAAGCGCGGTCGTCGGTTGGCTGATGAGCACCGCAAGCGGTCGTATATCGAGCGCTATTTGCCGGTCATCGGTGAAGCGTTACAAAACATCCTCGACTTGAGCGATCAGCAGCGCGACGCTGCGCTCATCCAACTGGAAGATATTTTGGAGCGGAGCCGCAAGCTATGAGCAGGCAAACGACCACTAAGACAACACGACAGACAACAAAGAACGGACGCGACGAGATTGATCGGCTGACCGTGGAGAAGATCAGGGAGACGGCCGGCCACGTCCACAGTATGATCCTGAGCGGTC is a window of Blastocatellia bacterium DNA encoding:
- a CDS encoding DNA topoisomerase VI subunit B, with the protein product MKQANVTMRRAQARKAATAPLFDFMQPAEKEPAPESVIEQAVSVLPASPPAREKTASARRRETAQTLAQKQREISVSEFFLKNRHLLGFDNPQKALLTAVKEAVDNSLDACERAGILPEIAIEITQLGEERFRVAVQDNGPGIVRAQIPKVFGKLLYGSKFHTLLQQRGQQGIGISAAGMYGQLTTGKPVVITSRVAGRKDAHHFEIMMDTAKNEPKVLVDTTVGWDAPHGTRVEIELEGIYRKGARSVDQYVAQTAMANPHARIIYKPPKDDQIIYERAVNELPAEPIEIKPHPYGVELGALIKLLRETKARNLKSALQSDFSRVSAKVAEEICQQAGLEPSRRPSLMTPQEIEQLFRAIPRVKIMAPPTNCLSPIGEQQILAGLKHLNAEFYTALTRAPAVYRGNPFQIEVGLAYGGQLPSDQLVELMRFANRVPLLYQQSACATFKAALSVDWRSYGLSQSKGALPTGPCALFVHMASAWVPFTSESKEAIASYPEILREIRLALQECGRRLSMHIKRGRRLADEHRKRSYIERYLPVIGEALQNILDLSDQQRDAALIQLEDILERSRKL